catttattaaaaattcattcattcagaGTTTTTATAGCGGGCAAATTGACGGCCAAGCTTGGGCagccaaaacacaaaaaccCATTTCCTGTCAACGatgaaatcgaaaatattgtatttgagTGGCGACCCCCAAAGTAACGCAGCAAAAAAGAAGCACAGAATAGAGcacaaaaaattgacaaaacaGTTTATACATTTCTAGTGGTTTTCTGggcaaaaagaaaatggaaaaataaaaaaatttgaaagagTACAAAGTTTCCATTAGAAGCCAAAACAGATGTGATGTTAGAGAGCCGATAGACGGTTTACAAGTTAGGCAGGGTTTGCTCTgttatattgaaattgaaacgcACATTTTTGATCGTTTTTcgccaacagcaaaaaaaagttaaaagtaaaaggccgtcgaaatgcatttaaattgatactGAAAATGTTCTGTATAAAGCTTTCCTTGTTTATTGACTTTATTAGATTCAAGCAAAAGATTTTCAatcagaatatttaaaaatgctatAAATTTCTTCAGTCCACACTTTTAGTTAATTATCATAATTAGAGCAGGGACTCGGCAAatctgttttatatttattatgtacattttcatatatattgaaaacttttcgCCCATTTCAATCCAAATAGTTTTTGTTCAACTTTATTGGTGGCTTTGTTCAGCTTACGAGCCTTTCTAAAGTTTTcagattttcaatttcagttagAGGCAATTCCCTCAGGGCACGAATGCCTGAAAATATGCAAACGAAAACATTTGTGGGCAAAGCAAGAGagcaacaaagcaacaaaaacaaataatacaatattcaGAGAGCTAAATGCTACCGTCCTCCCCCAAAGCGAATTCATGGCGCGAGTTTTTAATTCATCGCGGTCacttttaatgcaatttgtaaGTGTCGCGCGTGTTGGGCGCGTTTCAGGCAGAaatttgcaaaacaaaaacggaGACAGAGTGAAGGATAGTAAAGGCGAAAGCGGGAGAGCTGTTGCTGATGCAAGCGAGACAGCtgcaatgcaaatgcatttttccGCGTTTTGTTTCGATCTGGGAACGTTGTTTGGTCAGGCCAAGCAGTTTGAAATTGTCGCCCCAAACAGTCGCAATTCTCCGCACAGCACGCACTCCCCTCGCATCCACATTCGCATCCGCATCCTCACCAGCATCACATTTTTGACAGCAATCCTCGCATAGCTTTGGAGTCTGGGAGTACTCATCATGGATCAGGGCTGACAGCTGTCTGCCGGCTTCAGCTATAAATGGTGTTCAAAAACGGATTGCGAATGgcgctttattttttttccattttttaatttttttaacttggtGGGCAACACGTGCAATGCCACTCGTATCACACATATGCATGTAGAGAATGTTACAACGTGTTTTTGGGTCTGGGTATGTGAATCTATACGAGGATTGCCAGCTGTTCACGTATATGTGGGTGTTGGCGCGAGATTCGTTGTTGCGCTTTATTCCAATTACCAATTTGAATTCGATTTACGCTTTAAAAGCGTGAGGCGTTTCATTGCATTGCCAGATGGGATCGGTTGGCCACTGGACAGTTGGGCAAATGGAAGTGTTTTGGTTCGAAGTCTGGTGGACAGATGATTGGCACGCTGTGGATATTGAGATATCGAGAATTAGGTGCAGAATGCTCTTACACTTAAATTTCAACTTGTTCAGTGCTTATTAACCGAAACTTaccgtttcattttaaataccggaactgaaaccgtaacggAATTTAATCCGccctcaaatttttaattttaatcaactccttataacgtaattagtataaaacgacattttaaacttgattctgagaactttcatttctttgtaaaaaatcatgtcaaaattaagaaatattttataataaccggtaccggaaccgttaaccaaaactaaccgtttaattttaagtaccggaactgaaaccgtaaccgaataaAAATTCGATGTCAAGAACCggataccgaaacgtttgtacggtacggttgtggtaaagttgctaggtcaaagagttgtccaacttccaactgtcataacttgatcaaaactgaatagattttcaatcggaatgtcattttgatcatgattcggcctataaattcattatgtattcaacttttgtttttttagaaaatttaattattttcgaccaaaattcgattttgatggtaagggtcccccctttgaaatttcgaaaattcaaaattttaaatgtcaagttttcacttttaatcaactctttatatcataattagtataaaaaaacactttaaacttaattctgagaccttttatttttttgtaaaaaatcatgccaaattggataaaaattttgacttgtaaagtggttaaatccgaagtctgaccaacttcaaactgtcataacttgatcaaaactgaaccgattttcaagcggaatgtcattttgatcatgatttggcctctatattcattctgtatccaaagtattttcatttagaaaatattatgaTTTGTCGACTTTTAAAGACATGGTTTtatgttgaaattttgaaaattgaaaaacttgatgcatttacatttattgttCTACATCGAATAAACacataataaacatttcttaATGTATATAACATAATGCAAACTTAAATTTGCAACCCATATAGCATCCACAGTTTTTAGCTCGTTAAAACTGCCCCAAATTTCATAGTCACGTATCTTACCACGTCATAAACAACAAACTTCTGTCCCTTTCGCGTTGTGGCCAATTCTTCATAAGACCACAAgccacacacatgcacagacACACAGCACGTCagataatttttcaaaacttccGTGACGCGACTTGCGTGCGAAAACTTAGCAgacacaaaaagaaaagtagCCCCAAAAGCACTTGGATACCCTAGTGGCAGACTGCCATGCTCACAGTTACCAGTTACTTTTACTCCTCCATTCAAGTGCAATTAGCAGTCTGCTAATTAGTCTAAGCGGACGAAGCCATGGTCGGTTGCCGGACCACGCCCTCAGCTACGTGAGGAACAACTTAACACCGGACTCCAGACAAcggacaacagacaacagacaactcGGAGCGCACTCGGTGCGCGCTGTCTCGTAATTTTTGCTTCACGCGGTGCAGTCATAATGAAATTATGAAGCCAACGTGCACCAATTTGGTATTGTGACCAGTAGCGCGGGACACGGCTCCAAGCTGTTCGCTCTAAGAGAGAGCATCCTGTACGTGTCGCTTGTGTTGCAGCTTCTGCCATTGCGCAACTTTACTAATTGAGTTTCGAGAGGCTCGGCGATTGCAGTCGCACTTAATTGCATATCAAAAGAGCTGTTCTTATTGCATTTATTCTGGCACAACTAACAATAACATAGTGTGCCTTGCTTTTGTGCCTTGCACAGCCAATAAATTCATTGAGCAAACGAGGCAAAGACACAAATTTACACATACGCATGCGTTGCCAACCTTAAAAAGAGTCATGGAGTCTAGAGAGAGTCTAGAACCGCATAATTTATGGTTAGCCAACAATAGTTAGTTGCCACTTTTCCACTTTTCTACGTCtctacttgccacttgccactttgGTATTGCTGCAGCTACTTCAACTCCATTTCATTCTTCTAGGGGccaaaaagcttttaaacttttttgcttAATGACTGCAGTGCCAAAACATTAAACGCTTGTTGGCCGCATTAGCATTTCCCTATTTCTCCCATTTCCGTAATGCAGTTGGCAAcgcgatgctgctgctgttgccaagGCGGATTTTCTTAGCTACACTTGCAAACTAAATTACTTTAATGCAATATGCAACACTGGCAGCAATGGCGACAGGCGTGACTTGGCCTCCTAGCAGTAAATGcccaaaagtaggcaacataaATGCTGTAACTCTTAGTAAAATTGTGTCaagttaagttttaaaaaattaaaatgaatttaaagaaataaatatatcgcATTCTCCACAAACTACCAagaattaattgcatttctgTAATGCGATGAAATGTAACTACATATGTATCTTTTCCAGCTGCCTTTGCTTAATGATGCAATTCGTATGTGCCTTATCTACAAATGTTTTTCCTCTACAGAAACCGCTTTAAGCACTCTTCGTTTATGCTCTAATTAGACCGCACACAGACTCACTtgcatatgcaaaaaaaaaacgctcaTATCGCGTGTAACAAATTGAGTGCCCACCTTTCATTAACCGTGTTCCGTTTCGTATTTGTCGTTTCCTACATCTGCCAGTGTACCTCAACCTGCAAAACTCAATTTCCACACCGCTTTTCCATTTCAGATGCCACTTTGCGAATGCAACTGTTAAGTGCCCGCCACTTTACGAGTAACGAATTAAAAAgcgggtataaaaaaaggtACGAAATGGGaatgcaaaatacaaaactcACTTTTATTATTACGCTTGtgcttgttattattattattttacgcGCATGCATAAATTGGAGTCCCAAAAACAACACAGAACACACAcagaacgaaaaaaaaaaagtatcatCATGACGAAGCTTAAATACCCTGTCACACTTTAACcgttcaataaaaataatacgtCAAAGTAACTAGGgaacaaaaaatttagttatttttatatgtggAATTAAGAAAGTAATAAAAGAAGCATCTCATTCGAATTACCAAGTGTTTCGATGAGTCAAGATATATATAGactgaaataaaatgataCAAACAAACTTATAGTGCTTAAACGACATATACAAATTAGAGAATGATTGcttataaagtaaaatatatgaaaaaccGACGTGAGTAAGGAAAGGAAAACATTTGTACGCCGTAgctatgttgtttttttaggATGGCAAAGGAATGGGGccacaaaacaataaagtgGAATGAGTGGAAGTGGAATATTATTGCAACAGTTAACACACTCGCGCACACACGGACACACACAATCGCACAAActgcaaaagaaataaaagtaagCACAAGcgagttaaattttaagtatgcGCTGttggcatgtgtgtgtgcgtttatatgtgtgtgtgtgtgtgtgtgtgtgtgtgtgtgtgtgtgtgtgtgtgtgtgtgtgtggtgttaCTCTTAGTGTTTTAGCCTGTTAGGCAGCCAAACAGGAAGTGACACACACTTGTAAGCACAAAATGAACGCTGAGTCTGAGTTCAAGTGCGCCGCCGTTCGccattttgtttggctttacaaaatgttttgctctttcttttgttgctttgttttgggACATAAAATGGCGTTTATGCTTTGCTTGTTtctcaacagcaacagcggcaactacaacaacaaactgcagGTGCACATAGTGTGAAAAGTGCACAAAGGCTTAACAAAGAAACCAAAAACGGCAGCTGCTTGTGTGTCCAGTACAGTGTTGGTTAACGTCAAATTGAGACGCGTTCCTTCGTCCCCCATTTGTTTGCCCTGTGCCATATTAAAGTGTCAATTGGTCATGGCCAATACCTGGAAAAGGTTTCGACCTACAACATATTTGACATTTGCGATAATTGAAAAGTGTAACCAGAGTTGGAGCCATTAAATTGCCGTTAGCTTTCAATTTAGCGACAGGTATTCGATGCGCTCATTAGCATTGGATGAGCCTTGGCCACAGCTGGACAtagacaagaacaacaacagagccACGACCTAGGCATCAGGCAGCAGGCATCAAGCTTCAATGACTAATTGAGCCATACAACAGCTGCCACAAAACGTGGCAGTCAATGGGCAAGAGAAGATTTAAGCTTTATAGTTGGCAGGTTAATAGCACGCACACGTCAGATACATAAAGTTTGTAGAACTTGAAAGCCTTATAGCAGGCACGGATTTAGTGTATTAAAAGGACTTGGGTATTCGCTGAGTTACTTATGTATTCAATGGAGGagtgattttaattaatattaaaaatctttaatcaAACTGATCTGGTaacatttcgattttaattcATATCAACTTTTTCGTTCATTCATACTTGATTCTTTTatctgtttatatttaaacacaTCCTTTTTCAACTTGTTCAGTTATTTCTGCATTGTTCTTTTGGGTCTGCTTAAAGCCAGCTTAATCTTAAAGATCCTCTCATTTTGAAAGTGCTTTGAATTTGTTTCTGAGCCTTAAAAAGTAGTATGGCCAAGTGCGTAGCCTGATTTCGTCTTCAGTCGATGCTAAACAAATAGCAATAAAAGCAGAGTAATAATAAGGTTCACAGCTGCCTGCGGTCGAACTCAGTTGAGTAATAGTAGGTGGCAGCGGTGGGGGGAGAGGTTGCGGCCGGGGGGCATAGCTTTATGTGGATACCTCGTCAGCTTGCTTGAGTGCCCTTTTGGCGTTTATTGTGGCTGGcacaaccaaaaaaagaaaactttggcactaaacaaaaattaccCATACGCCGTGGGTGCCATTGATTGGTCGCGGGGGTTAAAGAGACGATACAAAGCTTGGAAGTGGAGTCGAGATGAACACGCTGCGGTCTGGTTGAGGTGTGTGCGCTTGCTGTTCGGCAATGCTTAGCCTTTCATAAACTCATAAATCTGCAAGTTGGGGAGCATAAATTTGCTTCCATGAAAGCTGCCAAGCGACTGACTGCCTGGCAAGCGGCAGGCAACTGCATTTTGTGGCCTTGCTGGCTTTGGGTTAGTTTAAAATGCATTCGCAACTAATAAAACATTCCACTCTACTATTAATTGCAGGCATACCAGAGCCGGAGCCGGAGCAGGAGCCATAACACCAGCATCAGCCCCCAATCAGCAGTGAGATGGCCAACAAACCGCAGCTGCAACCGCAAATACTGCTCGTGGCTTTGCTAGCCATTAGCGCAGCGCTGTCGATGGGCAACGCAGAGAGTTCGTCCAGCTGTGGACCCTATTTCCCGGCGGTATGCTCCTGTGGCAAAGAGATGTACGAGGGAACGAGTCAATACATTGTGAATTGCACCAATGCGGGATTAAACAACACCAGCGTGCTAGAACACATGCCCGAGCAGGTGGAAATACTCATATTTACAGGCAACTTTATAACCGAGCTGCCATGGAACGTATTTGGCAGCATCAACGACTACAAGCAGCTGAAGATCGTCGACATGAGCAGCAATCACATTCGTGAAATTCGCGGCAAGAGTTATCATCATGTGCCGCGAGTGGAGCGACTTATATTGAACCACAACAACTTGAGCATTTCTCGCAACGAGGACGATGTTAACCATCATCATCCACGAGTCTTCTCCAATTTTGGCAACCTGCAGAGCCTCCATCTGACCGACGCCTTTGAGGATCACAGCTCGCCGCAGCTCAGCGAGGATCTGCACGACATCTTCGTGAACAGTCAGCTGGTGAAACTGCAGAAACTCCATCTGGAACAAAACGAGATTACCCATTTTAAGGATCGTAATGTGTTTTGTGATCTGCCTGCACTTCGGGATTTACATTTAGGCGATAATCTGCTTAAGGACATTAACTTTGAGGTGCGGTGTCTGAATAATCTTCGCTTTCTCGATCTGGAGCGGAATAAGTTCGAATTTGTCAAGCCCAGCGACATGCGGGTTCTCAACCAACTACAGGAGCGTGGGAATCGTACCGTCGATCTGATCGTGGACTTTAATCTGAATCCTTTTGTCTGCGACTGCAAGATATCATCATTCCGCACGTGGCTGCAGGCAACGCGGGTAACTGTCCGCAACCAGGAGAGTCTGATGTGCTTCCATCAGATACAACACGTTGATCCGGCGCCATCGCACATCCTGCAACTGGATATGGGTGAATGCGCCGCGGAGATGGCAGCAGCTGCCTCGTTCCTTAATATTGCTGAAGACGAGCAGTTATACGGGCAGTTGCAACCTCACATTAGTGGACACACGGCCACCCTAATCTTTCTACTAATAGTACTTAGCATGATACTGCTCGGACTTCTGGTCGCCCTCGTTTATGTCAGTCGTGACAAATTGAAGTATATGATGACTCCGGTGTTTGACAATGTGGCCAAGAAAGTACAGTACACATCAATAAAGGACGAAGATTGTCCGGAGGTGCATGTTTAAAGCCGTGTTGAAAATCCGTTAAAATTCGTACCACGTCCATATCGAACAGAAAAGAAGCAGACCTAAAATCAGTTTCGTTTTTGCCATTCGCATAGCGCAAAATGAGTGCCATTCACAAGGAACAAAGAGGAGAAAGAAATCAACAAGCGCATATCATTTGAAGAATCGTTTCGGTTAAATCTACTTACAGACAAATTAACACAATCCCACAAACTTATTGTTTGATAGTAGATAAGCGAATTGTtgcatttaagaaaaaaaaacacaaaatgtggcaaagttgattgcaaattaacaacaaatacagCAATAATGTTAGCGATTTTCTAAGTAGCATTAAGTCAGTCTTGTTATACGTTCTAtgatttcgaaaaaaaaaacccaattaCTTACACACGAATACGAATAaaacatacttacatatacatatattgtaacAAACACGTTAGTGTTATCTGTGATTTAAGTTTAGTagctttaatttgttaaaactctgcaaataaaacaagcaaacGATTATTGATGCATATGAAAACTTCACCCTGTATAACATAACATATAACGTACTTACATACTTTATGCATATACTTCAGCATACACTTACgttaaaatacttataaatgttattaatcaTTTGTCAATTGtactatttaaataagttcatttaattttgtgtaaCTAACacagtttttataaataaaccctgaaaattaaattgtgcgttctatatttgaaaaatataccTTCATATTAAGTTTCGCAGCACTGACAAATGAATTGCAATAGATGTAATGGCAGTTTTGACGAAGAAGCTAAATTCTGATTCAAAGAATGTGCCATTTTTTCTTGAAAGCTTTCCGTCAATAAGAGCTTATCTTGGTTTTCTGTACGGCCCTTTTGGGACTAATCCAGATAATGCTGGGCTTAAATTGCGTAATTTAGTGTAAGGATAAATATGtgccatttttgtttattcgactttgttattaaatattaatatagtgCTGCAGGAAATGAATTTCCAAGACAAGCGAGCCCtacacatttaaattgtgcGCCGTTCATATTGAGATACAGTGTAAGCAGTGCTAACAATGTCCGAGAAAAACAATCGCGCTCactagtgctgccaacttaacTGGAAAAGATAGCTGTTTCGGctggaaatattttttgcctggacttttgcatagtttaagaaataatttagaaacatagatgaatatatatttaaaatagacagaactagctataaaatggctaagttggcaacagtgctgCTTTGAACACAAGTGAGCGCGAAATTGTTGTGCTGAAAGCCGTTAACCAGCACTGCAAAAGTAACAGCTGTTTGACGAATGTGAATACGAAGAATAATTGCGTTGATATGGAGCTAATGTTTTTGTGGTAAACTTTATTATGTTTGAtaatttaagcttatttaCGCTAACCACTTTGCTATATTAGCCACCTGAAATGCATAAAAGCAGGGATTGTGTTAAGTCGCTCCACAGTTGCAAGAGAGCAACGCTAATGAGAGCAACAGTTGTGTTTTAATTAAGTACGTGTATttagtatgtgtgtatttgtgagCGCATAAACAAATTGTGTTTTCGTCTCACCTTTTCCTTCTCGGCTATATTTCAATAGTTCCAATTATGCAACGTCACGCAGCTGCAAATTTCCAGAAGAATTTCAGAACTTAAACCCAATCCTTAATAAACCGATTGCATTTATACATTTGTGATAGCACACACACCAAGACAAATACACGCATGGTAGGCGTGATTAAGAACAAATTCATAATCGTTAACATAACTCGTCTCATTTCAGATGCTCAAGACCTGCCGAAGTGTGTGTTCCTTACAGCAACGCTTTAGTTGCCTATTAACCTCGCCGAGTCGACAGCAACAATATAATCGTACACTGATAGCAGCTTTCAGCACCAAGGGCATGGATAAGTTTGATTTGCCGAAACGCCTTCAAGGCAGTACACCCAGCGTGTGGAATGAATATATTGCTTTAGCCATGCAGTACAAGCCACTGAATCTGGGCCAAGGATTTCCGGATGATGCTGCACCCGAATATGTGACCAATTCACTTGCGGACATTGCCAAGGACGAGAATCCCCTTTTGCACCAGTACACCCGAGGCAATGTACATACAAA
The genomic region above belongs to Drosophila innubila isolate TH190305 chromosome 3R unlocalized genomic scaffold, UK_Dinn_1.0 2_E_3R, whole genome shotgun sequence and contains:
- the LOC117791984 gene encoding SLIT and NTRK-like protein 1, with translation MANKPQLQPQILLVALLAISAALSMGNAESSSSCGPYFPAVCSCGKEMYEGTSQYIVNCTNAGLNNTSVLEHMPEQVEILIFTGNFITELPWNVFGSINDYKQLKIVDMSSNHIREIRGKSYHHVPRVERLILNHNNLSISRNEDDVNHHHPRVFSNFGNLQSLHLTDAFEDHSSPQLSEDLHDIFVNSQLVKLQKLHLEQNEITHFKDRNVFCDLPALRDLHLGDNLLKDINFEVRCLNNLRFLDLERNKFEFVKPSDMRVLNQLQERGNRTVDLIVDFNLNPFVCDCKISSFRTWLQATRVTVRNQESLMCFHQIQHVDPAPSHILQLDMGECAAEMAAAASFLNIAEDEQLYGQLQPHISGHTATLIFLLIVLSMILLGLLVALVYVSRDKLKYMMTPVFDNVAKKVQYTSIKDEDCPEVHV